The Nocardioides ochotonae genome segment GCGCCGCGACCTCGTGGTCGACGAGCACACCCTCTTCGACTTCTACGACGCCCGGGTGGGCGCCGAGGTGGTCAGCGGCGCCCACTTCGACCAGTGGTGGAAGCAGGCGCGGCGCGCCCAGCCGGACCTGCTGACCTTCGACCCGGCGATGCTCACCCACGACACGGTGGAGGAGGTGCGCGCCGAGGACTACCCCGAGGAGTGGCGCACCGACATCGGGGCGGGCCTCACTTTCCCGATCAGCTACCACTTCGAGCCCGGCACCGACGACGACGGCCTCACCATCGAGGTGCCGGTCGCGATGCTCAACCGGGTCTCGGCCGCGGACTTCTCCTGGAACGTCCCCGGGCTGCGCGAGGAGCTGGTCATCGCGCTGATCCGCAGCCTGCCGAAGAACCTGCGGGTCAACCTGGTCCCCGCCCCGAACCGGGCACGGGAGTTCCTCGCCGACGTGCCGGCGGGGGAGGAGCCGCTGCTGGACGCCCTCGAGCGCTGGTGCCGCGCGCGCACCGGGCTGGTCGTCCCGCGCGAGGCCTGGGACTGGGACAAGGTCCCCGAGCACCTGCGCCCGACGTACCGCGTGGTGGACGACCAGGGCCAGGAGCGCGGGCGGGGCAAGGACCTCGAGGCGCTCAAGGCGCCGCTGCGCGGCTCCTTCCAGCAGGCGATCGCCGAGGTCGCCAGCGAGAGCGGCCTGAGCCGCACCGGGGAGACCACCTGGGCCTTCGGCACCATCGAGCGCTCCTTCGAGCAGAAGCGCGCCGGGCACGAGGTGCAGGCCTACCCCGCGCTGGTCGACGAGGGTCGCACCGTCGGGCTCCAGGTCTACGGCTCCGCCGAGGAGCAGGAGGCCCGGCACCGCCTCGGCGTACGCCGTCTGCTGCTGCTCGACCTCGACAAGCTCGACGGGCGCGGGGGACCGGTCAAGCGGGTGCTGGACGGGCTTGGCAACGCCGAGAAGCTCGGGCTGGCCGGGTCGCCGTACGCCTCGGTCACGGACCTGCTGGAGGACTGCCGGGCAGCGATCCTCGGCGCCGCGGTCGACGCCCGGCCGCCGGTGTGGAGCGAGCAGGAGTACGCCGCCCTGCGCACCGAGGCCGGACGCGACCTGGAGGCGCACCTGCGCGGGATGCTCACTGACGTGCTGCGGGTCCTGGACGCCTGGCGCCAGGCCGAGAAGGCGCTGAGCGGCCGCGCGGAGATGGCGCAGCTGCCGGCGCTCTCGGACATGAAGGCGCAGCTCGCCCGGCTGGTGCACCGCGGGTTCATCGGGGAGGCCGGGCCGGCCCAGCTGCGTCGCTACCCGGTCTACCTCGCCGCGCTCAGCCAGCGCCGCGCCCGCCTCGACGAGGGAGTCGCTGCGATCAACAAGGACCGCCAGCTGATGGACCGCATCGGCGAGCTCCAGGCCTCGTGGCTGCACCAGGTGGCGGCGCTGCCCGAGGGCCGCCCGCCGGGGGAGTCGCTGCGCCAGGTGCGCTGGATGCTGGAGGAGTACCGGGTCTCGCTGTGGGCCCAGCAGCTCGGCACGCCGTACCCGGTCAGCGACCAGCGGATCCGCAAGGCGCTGGGGCGCGCGGGCTCCTGAGCCGCGCACGACCGGCTCCCGTGGGCGGATCGGGTGCGTCGTAGGCTCGTCGGGTGAGCTCGCGCCCCCACCACCGACCGATGCTGCCCGGCGACGACGTGATCGCCGAGGCCATCGGAGGCGCGGACCCCGCGGTGGTCCGCGAGGCGGCCGACCAGGCCGCCCGGCTGCTGGTGCGCGGGGCGCGTGAGAGCGGGGACGCGGAGATCGCCGAGCGGCTCCTGCACCTGGCCGACACGGAGGGCATCGAGACGATCGCCGAGGTCTGGGCCGGCTCCGCCGCGGACACGGTCGCCGGCTGCCTGTGGCGGCTGTACCTGTTGCGCTCGTGGGTGCATGCAGAGCCGGTCGCGGTGGCCACGGAGTTCGAGGCCGGCCGCGCCGACGCCCAGGTCGCGCGGGTGGTCGCCGGCGTCGCCGACCCGCCCGGCCCCGAGCAGCTGAAGGCGATGATCGACGCGGTGCTGCGCGGCATCGCCACCGGCGACTTCGCCGACGTGCTGTTCCGTGCCGCCGCCTTCGCCCACGTGATCGCCACCGGCCGGGCCGCGCGCGGCGTGACCGGCGAGCCGGTGCAGCGGATGCGCGCGCTGGCCGAGCAGCTCGAGGCCGCGGGGCACGTCGAGCTGGCGCACCGCCTGTCCTGAGCGCGGGTCGGAGGTCGCGGAGTGTCGCGAACGACTCATCGCCTTGGCAGCGACCCGGCGACCGTTAGAATGGACAACGAACACGTCGGACCGCGGCAGCCCCGGGTCCCAAAATTAGCCGCTACGAGCGGCCACGCGCCGTGAGGCGCTCCCGGTCCGGCGTGTTCATCTCTTTCGGCCTCGCCTCACTAGTCTCGGGCCATGGCTCTTCCCCGCATGCCGCGCCGCCTGCTCCAGCGGGCCGGACGCGGCCTCGTCCGGACCCTCACCCCGCCGTCGCGGGGGACCGCCGGCCCCCGGCAGCGCGCGCCGCGCGCCCCACGAGCACAGCGCGGACGGGACCGGATCGGCTACGACCCGCGCCCCGACGGCCGCCCGGACCCCGGTGAGATCGTGTGGGGCTGGGTCCCCTACGAGGAGGACGCCAGCCGCGGCAAGGACCGGCCGGTGCTCGTGATCGGGCGCCGCGGGGACCAGCTGCTCGGCCTGATGCTCACCAGCAAGGACCACGACCGCGACGCCGCCGAGGAGGCCCGCCGCGGGCGGCACTGGATGGACGTCGGCACCGGCGCCTGGGACGGCCGGGGGCGGCCCAGCGAGGTGCGCCTGGACCGACTCCTGGTGCTGGAGGAGTCGGCGGTACGCCGCGAGGGCGCGGCCCTGGACCGGAGCAGGTTCGACGCGGTGCTGGCCGCCGCCCGGCCGCACCTGTCCTGAGTGGTACTGGCCTGAGCGGCACCTGAGCGGTACCTGACCGGGGTCAGCCGACGCGGGCGGCGAGGCGGCGTACGGCGCCACGGGCCGGGTTGGCCCGGGGGCCCGCGAAGCCGCCGGCCCGGGCCTCGACGTGCACGACCGTGATCGTCGCGCCGCGGCGCAGGAAGGCCAGGCCCTCCAGGCGACGGGCCGCACGCGCACGCGGTCCGTACGTCGCCCGGTAGGCGCGCGCGGTGCCGGCCGGGACCTCGATGGTCCGCAGGGCGGCGACGCGCTGGTGCGGCTCGGAGATCTGCTCGGCGCAGTCGCGCCACCACGACTCCAGCACCTTCAGCGCCCGGGTCGCCGAGCGGGTGTCGGCGAACTCGGCCACGACCTGCACGGCGCCGGCGGGCCGCCGGGCCTCGCCGTGACTGTTGGCGAAGGTGCGGCGCAGGGTGCTCACGGCGCCGATGTCGGTGAGGCTGGCGCGCTGGCACACCCCGACCGGGTCGGTGTCCTGCGGCGTGGTCGCCGTCGTCACCCAGCCGTTGCCGTCGGCGAGCACCGGCAGCTCGGCCGGGTCGAGCAGCAGCGCGCGGCCACCGCCCGCGGCCCGGCGGCTCAGCGGGGTCTGGGGGCTCAGGGTGCCGGGGGTGGTCCCGGGGGTGGTCTCAGCGCTGGTCTCCGGGCTGGTCTCCGGGCTCGGCTCGGCAGTTGTCTCGGGGCTGGTCTCGGGCGAGGGGTCCGGCGTGGCGGCTGGGGAGGTCCGCGGGGTCGAAGGGAGCGCCGCCTCCGGGGAGGTGTCCTCGGCGCCGCAGCCGGCGAGCAGGAGGAGGGCGAGGGAGGAGGCAGCGAGGACGCGGAGCACGTCGAGAATCGTAGGGAGCCACGGGCCGAAGACGGC includes the following:
- a CDS encoding type II toxin-antitoxin system PemK/MazF family toxin encodes the protein MALPRMPRRLLQRAGRGLVRTLTPPSRGTAGPRQRAPRAPRAQRGRDRIGYDPRPDGRPDPGEIVWGWVPYEEDASRGKDRPVLVIGRRGDQLLGLMLTSKDHDRDAAEEARRGRHWMDVGTGAWDGRGRPSEVRLDRLLVLEESAVRREGAALDRSRFDAVLAAARPHLS